The region ACTCACGATCTCCTCTGGGATGCCAAAGTATTGAAACACATGTTGGAACAGGAGTTTGGCTGTGGTAAAGGTGGAGGGAATGGCCGCTAGTGGAATGAAGCACAGGGACTTTGAGAACCGATCGACGATCACTAGTATCACAGTATTACCCTGCGACTCGGGCAAGTCCGTTATGAAATTCAGGGCCAGGTGGGACCACAGGCAGTCAGGTGTGGGTAGCGGTACCAACCTCCCGGCAGGTAGAGCGCACGGCACCTTGGACTGAGTGCACGGAGAGCATGAGGATACAATGCGCTGTACCTCCCTAGGCATATGGGGCCACCAATACTTCTCTGCCAACAGATGGTAAGTGCGACGGGCTCCTGGATGAGTTCCTGATGGCACCTCTTCGGAACAAGCTGCTTTCCTGGAGGACAGGCTGCCGGGATACGTGACCTGGGTATGTGGGCTAAGGCTCAATCTAGGGTCCACTCCAGGGCCCCAACGATACAGGACGGGGGCAAGATATACCCTTCCTGGTCCTGCTGCCCCTCTTGGGAGTGGATGCGAGATAGGGTGTCGGCTTTTGGAAAATCCAGACGATTGGGAATCGTAATCCAATAGCGGGCAGATAAGTCCAAGAACCAGGAAAATCCAGACAATAGCTAAAGGCTTGGTAACACAACTAAGTCACGAGAACTGAGCATTTACTTCGCGAGGCGCGGAGGTTAACGAGGCCTTTTATAACTTATGGTGCCGCACAGGTGTTGGTACTCAATATTCAGGAGAACTTGAGCGTGGTCATGGCcgggaagtgtagtccttgtCCGCCATGTTTGCAGGCGGCGCTGCAAGATGAGTATTGCGGCCGCGTGTTCGCCGTGGCGTAACAATATCATCTTTCCAAGAGCAGTTAACctataaaaagaaagcaaaaactatattttttaCGGCAAGGATACTTTAAAGCATAAAACAGGTGCCTACTCAAACTGATATGTAAGTGGCTCTAGCTtttctaagttttttttttcttttgttttttatcacAATACAAAAAACTTAACTGCACTGGTGAGGAAAGAAGTGCTTTTCAGGATGTCTTGCTCTGAATCATTTATCTAGGTATGCCTATAACTATCAGCCAAAATGAACAGAATACCCCATTTCATAACTTaccaaataaaacacacatttacacaattcACCtcaaataaaccaaatattatGGCACATcatatcttgtgtgtgtgtgtgtgtgtgtgtgtgtgtgtgtgtgtgtgtgtgtgtgtgtgtgtgtgtgcgtgcactcATGTGGAGGACTAATACTAGATGATAGGTTTGCTCTGCAGTTCCAGTGGAACAAGATGAAGAGCTCATCAGGGATTTATTCACAGTGTGTGCCGATAGTTCAGCTGATTAAGAACCAATCCGGCAATGGCACAGCTGAGAGGGCAGAGACTCTTCTTCTCCCGTTCCAAAGTCTCTGGAGTAATCACAAATTGCATAAAATATCCAATACAGGTTAGAGGAGAAAGAGGACAACATCCAATCTCCATCCAATTTTACTATTCTCCCTATCTGTTTCTGGCAAGCTTGAAAACAAGATGAGATTGGTCTGTAAGGGAGCTGGTTCAGGTTGAGAACGAAGCTCTCCATGGACAAATTCgctcaaatgttttttttgtggtttctgATTGTTGGATTCAGCATGAGCTAATGTGCAGTAATGGGCCAAAGGCTTGTAAGAGCGGTACATAATATATTCAGTAAAATGGAAGAGTAGTGGGACATGGGGCTATGAGAGAGCATATTAGGGCCTTCATATCACAATAATGGCCTGGATTATGAACATAAGAACAGCAAATCTTGACAtgctcattttatttatgtagcgTAGACTAACTTAATAACATTTTGTGCTGTCATTAGCTGACCTAAATGGCACCCAGCTATTCATCAACATATGTAATATTGTTATCTATTTTTACAGATCAATCTGGTCATGTGCAATTCAGATCCAGCAGaatgctgtatatttatattatatttatttagttggTGTATATCCTTAAATCTAGACTTTCAGGGTTTTATTTTGTGGTAAATAAACAGAGAGGCCAATAAGATAACTTTCATGAAAATTTAAATGTGAGGGAATGCACTTGCATGGTGGTGGCAAATCAATAAGGATTTTTTTCGAAAGACGATAACATTTTTATGTTCAGCTTCTCTGATGCTGTGAAACAAAAGATGCATGTCTTATTCCAAAATTCATTACTGTAGACATTTCATCATCACACTGATCAATATTCAATTTATAACAAAATTCAAAATCTGAAATACATTGTTGCAATGTAGTGAAACGTATGTTATAGGATTATGGGAATAGTTATAGGCTACTCAATTTCACATAGCATACGTGATTGGGAAGATGCTAAAGCTGAACTCTAGGTACCTCTGGGAAATATCCTATAAAATGAGGATGCTCCCTCAAATCATGAGTCTGTCATGATTACAGtctacaataacaataataacaacaacaacaacaacaacaacaacaacaacaacaataataataataataataataataataataataataacagttgtTGGTTGTGTTCTGACCAGCAAATATGCTTAATTTATAGTCAACCacttcatatatttatatttatcatattacatattaaaagTGTAATGTTTCTACTGTATTAATTACATGGAACAATGGTTTTACTATTTGGCTCCAAGTTTACAAACACATTTAAGCAGATAGGCCTGAAGAGAAAATCTAGAGAACAGTGGCTAATAAATGTTCTGTTATCTAGCATCTTTGGAACTATATACCTTTAGTGCAAAAGGAATGTTGGATATTTCCCACTGAAATGCCATATAAAGAAGCTGCCATTTGGCATGTATTATTCACAAGCTTTTGACTTGGATTCACATCAATTTGCACTACCAGACAGGAAAGACAGTATTATCCCATTTAATATCCtgaaataagaagaagaaaaagcgtttatttgtcacatatacattacagcagagtgaatttttttttttccgcatatcccagcttgttaggaagttggggtcagagcgcagggtcagccatgatacagcgcccctggagcagagatggtTAAGAGTCTTGCTTAAGGACCCAAcgatggcagcttggcagtgaacccccgaccttccaatcagtaactcagagccttaaccgttgaggCACCACTACCCTAAATTCATCAGACAGAAGCAAGTAACATTTCTGAGTTATAAGGCAAAAGTATTATGTTTAATTCTTCTTTGTGAATGCATTTACAAATGTTAACACTACTGTATTTAAAAGAACAACAGTTACTTCAATATAGTACACTCTTTTAATTTCTTCCAGTAGGTCAGGGTACAGATTTATTACACACGAGATTTACAAGTCCAGCAGTAAATTTTGGCTGTAACAAGCAGAATAGAATAGACAGACATTGACTGATTAGATCTTGGCCAGGATTTCCCAGTAAGATGTAATTACCTGTCTGTAGTGATAAGATCGTGAACATAGCACTTCAATCTTGTTTTACTGGCAGAAAGCACTAATCACCACCTCCTCTCCATCACCGCTACCTTAATCTTACTCACATCCTCTGTAGTTGTACCTAATATACAGCAATGTTTTTCACACACCAACTGTTCATATAGATAACATTCATCAAGTAAGAAGTAAAGCATGACAGATCATTTTTCCAATATCAGcatgaagtgtgttattcctcttataacccAGCAATTTGCTAACCATTACgatttaaaatctttaaataaatgacataatttttaaccatttcatacttacactatagcagctataaatagttaTTTCCtcccagcctctctttattcctcttTGTTATTAGGTAATTATCATATGTTTCCCCCCCTTGGAGTTAGCTGCAGATTGCAAAGTGTTATGAGCATGgtttttatgttgtgtttttgttttcgtCATGCGATTGTCTGAAGATATACTTTTTGTTGTGAATTTGAGTCTTGTCTCCACCTCTGGACTATCATTGTATTCAATCCTGATTGTATTCACCTGTTTTCTACTCtacccttgattagtttgtttgtttctaccCCTTTGCATTTTGCCATAATGTGACATTCTCGATGTTCTGGTATTACTTCCTGGCTTAGGACCTCACGTATTTTCTTGGTTTTTGAGTATGGGTTATACTTGTCTATATCTGCGTACTTGTGTTCTGAGACCTGCATGGTATAATGACAATGATTATTGGATTTGCCCTAATAAACTCAACACAGAGGATATTCACTTGCTTCCTGCTTCTCAACGTATGTagcaaaaaaaatgtagcttgtCATCTTAAGGGGTGGTCACACTACACATTTTGTTCCATTGACTTTCTTTCATATACATGCGAATGCAAAGAAGTTTCGCATTTTTGCTGCGTTCCAAAGTTCAAGTTTGGTGAGCCTACAAATTCGTATCATGTGAAGATGTGTGACCAGTCGACATGTCACGACGTGACCTCTTCAGAAAATCCAAGATGGAGGAAGCACTGATTATAGTGGTATcgcaccatactgttttatacaaTACAGCTATAAACGAATATAAAATCATCATCAAAAGAGAAGCTGCCTGGATTGTGGTGTTCCTAcatataggaacagatagtatGTTTTAACAttgaaacaaatatataaagaaaCAAATATGTTGTGCAATCATGTCAGAATCCACGATGTGtggattaaaaaacaacagCGCCTTGGTGTGTGTTATATCCAGTTACCGCAGCGGTCTCTGAAGAAATTTCCCATGCTGAAAGTCTAGTGTGTCCAGATAAAATGGAATAcattctgtcctgaagacattcCCATGGTAGAAAACATACTGACTGCTACAAAACCCTGataatggagactccttccataaatgttagacaaacatctccttacagaaatcctcagcatatcaacaattaaacattttcctttgttaaatTATGCACTATTTCCATTTATATATAGTTTAGCCTtaaattatgtggagcatccgccATGCAAGACCCTGTAAAagagtcgttactatagaaacaataatgtattataatgtatttgtgctttaatataaacctctgatttgaattacagtcggcactactgtcagagctgctgttatggaaattTACTCAAGCCCGTCTGACCAGTTGGTTTTAAGATTTCAAGAATTCGAGAAGTCGAACAGAAGTCATGAGAGAAGCTGCAGAAAGATAGCAGTCTCATGATCCCAGAAGGAACATTCGGTCCTGCATCACATCGTCTCTGCATCTTGCGATTCAGACGCAGCTGTGGATTAAAGAGTAATACATACAAGATCATACAATTCTATTAACCAGTCTTGAACAgcttatttcatttttataatttagAGTGGTTAAAGTGCATCAATGCTTTAACACACTATGTGTAGTCATTACTATATAGTCTTCAGCTGTGATTACAGCTTATTTCATCAAAATATAAGTCTACAATGCAGTCAGAGAAAGACCCATCTGCTGTAATGGAAGACACAGAAGTAGAACGGAGATAATTTGGTCTCAAATAGACTCTGCAAATAACAAACAGCTTTATAAACTCTCCCATAATAACGGACAAACAGCTTGTTAGCAAGAGGAACATCATTTGGCACTTCTTAACAAACAAGGGATAACAAATATAAATGAGCATtcttctctcttcatctctgcTTTGCCAGTTTGTGGTGAACAGATGCAGAGAGCCATACTGAGAAATTAAACCTGCATAGAGCATTAAATCTGTCATCGCCATTACCCAACcgcattattcatttttaaagcttCGCccgaaaaagagagggagaaggaaaaTTGATCATATTGTAGGTCCATGAAATGTACCCAAAAATCCAATTACAGCCATCTGTCAAACACAGTGAATGTTCAGTCAGTCTGCTGTAGTGATGAAACTCAGGAGAAACCCTGAGTATGGCTGGGATATTTAATTAACACCTACAGCAACTAGCATGATTGTCTTCTCCTTAAACTACATTACCAAGCACCATCACATCTGTGTCCAGCTGAGATTGATGCACAACAACCTGCCTTAACAATCGTACTAccaaaagagacagagatataaggagtgtgtctgtgtgtgtgtgtgtgtgcgtgcgtgtgtgtgtagtttaaaGTCAGAGTTGTATGCCCTTTCTCTCTCCAGAAGGCTTAGTTTCGGTCAGCGATGATGAATGTAGACCTCTGTGCTCCAGCTTCGCCTCCCACTGTGCGTTTGAAGACAAATGGAGCATCTTCAAAAGGCCAGAGTTCACAGTGAAATTTTGACTGTATTCAGGTGGAACTGAGATCACACTCTGTGCTACCTTTAAAACGCTCAGACCAACCTCTATCTCTGTGTTTAACACTTCTAAGGATGCACATCAATACCAAGTGCGACGGAAAAGACTGTGCATACAAATGAAAACTAACCAGGTTGGTGAGATACAGTAATGACATTCAAGAGGAAAAGTTGCTAAATGTTGCTCCCGCCAAGACCAAAGATGCAATTCCATGATTGGGCTGCCATTTAGCCCTTATAACATTCAaacatatgtttaaaaaaataacattgaatgtaagaaaacatgcatttaaccaATTAAAAAAGTGTTAACCCCATCTTAGGCAACAATATCTAATTTTTCAGCAGCTCATGACCACAGACTTTGGTGGGGAAGGACAACACTAATAATGGTAAAATGACTATCACACTTGACTTATGCTATAGGTTACTATGTGGTGAATTTGTAGAGTAACCCCATAATTGAGAGTTGAGAGTCAGCCATCATACAGTCATCCAGCTTACAGCCTAGCAGCTAGTTTTAAGAAGTTTTAGACATAACTTTGTTCAACAGCAGGTGTGTTCGCCAGATTTCAGCACAATTTCCAGCCCAACTACACCTCGAAGTCCAAACAAAAGCCCTGATAGTAGCTCAAATAGTTCAGGAACTGGACCCAGAGACAATCTTTTATTTTTCGCAGCCTTTGCATAGGAAACAAGGTCACTGTGGTCCACAAGCATTTCTAATGTTCAtacattatccactccataatcccccttcttttgcttttgtgtgtttgtggaaatTTGTTAGTTCGTTttgattatttgctataaaacaagatgCCCACACATTATTTCTTAACTAGCACAACTTGCCATAAAAATCATGATCCTGGCAATCATGTCATTAACCGTCTTGTctgctgctgctcctcctccactgaaaatgttcatagagCGAGCATGGATTCCAGCCTCAATGGGCCTCTGTTAGCACTTATTGCAGTTGCCATTTTAAAGCACTAGGTACAGTAATAATGCTATGAAGCTAAATAGGGCAGTGAGCATGCATCTATAAAGGTGAACAAATCAATGGAACATCGGTTTATATCTGTCAAAGAGTAACTTTTTCAAAAGTTAttggtcactcaaaagaggcagcaaaaaaaacatggcattGTTATTAGGAAATTTAGGACgattaacatttgttgaatggtttatataatatatatatatatatatatatatatatatatatatatatatatatatatatatatatatataaataaataaataaaaatatgattgGGCTCTGCTCCACCTGCCAGTGAAAAAGAGCTTCTTTGTTGTCATtggctgcattttgctcttaattGATTTTACCACAGAtttagcaaatacacaaaatgcggtgaactAGGATCCATCCCTGCTAATGACATGAGTACATTAACAACATTCTAATGAATTCTAATCAAAGTAAAATAACTTTTTGAAATGATTAATTTACTTTCAATCTAACATCGATGACATGGTTGTACTTTTAAAGTAACTTCAAAATAGTTAGTATCAAAATAATCTGTATTTTAAGGCTCTCCTGACTACCACAAATGTGTGAGGCTGGTCCTAAATGATTATCTTTCTAGATTATCCTGTGGTGTGCAGTGAGTAAATCCAATGTGAACTCTTCCAATGTGTGGCCACGCTGAAACATATTCAGTATTTACGACTGTAGTGTGAGGAGGTAAGCTTTTCTAAACTCAGTTCTTACACACGTGAAAGTTCTGAAGTCACGTTTGCTCACAAGAAATTCTGCAAGAAGTCAGATTCTGAAAGTCAGGATTACTGCCCAGGACTCTTGAATCTAAAGAGACCCCGAATCTATTCAGGGCAATTTTTGTGGTATAGGGATTTGATGTTTGAAATCTGTCATAATATCTGGGGTTTTTGACATTTATAGCGTCTGCTGGGATTACTGAGATTAAGAATGACTAGAATGCATGATGTCTGCCATTTTGTAATTTGGACTGGGTTCAGCAAAGTAGTGAAGTGCAGTTTCCATGAATTTACAGTACATCTAATCAGCAATCTCATCAAGATTACCCCACACCTGCTGGCTTTCTCATCCTGTAAGCATTGGGTGTGAAATTGAATCTGTGACCTTTTAAAGACCTGATTATGAGGGACAGAGACCTGTTTATCTGGAGACAGTATTGACCTCACTTAGGTCAGCACATGGATGTTTTTAGAATATACCCAGTATGTGAAATCATAAAAATTATTCAAGGATCATAAAACAAccatagatacacacacacatacacaccctaTAAACCACCGAGTAGCAATGGTTGTTTTGTTGTATATTGTGCCAAAAGTGAAAACAAAAGAGTGTAACTTCAAATCAACAACCCTCCTTCAAATTAAAATAACTTACAATCAATCCAATTGATGTGAAACATGACTAGTGCATTGTGTAGCCAGAAACGTTCTGGAATTACAGCCACACtttaaattgatttgcattgttAGATGTCAGATACAATGTGCTGGATTGCGGAGCCAAAACAACATTACTTCTGTCTAATTACTTATAGACTGTAGAGTCGGAGAAagcccatgtgtgtgtgtgttatttcacaCGAACCCAGCACACGTATAATGTGTGCGCATCGGTAATGTTTTAAACATCAGAACAGATTAGAAGACTTTCAACGAACCAAATGAAAGATGAAAACAGCACAGGGAAAGTGCTGGGATAACTACAGCCTTTTATTTGGATCCATTATGGGTCAGTCACTGCTGTGTGTCCAAAATGCTACAAAGGAATCGCAAGACTAAATGTGCCTagaatatatttctttcttgaCAATATAAATGTAGCACTGATGTGAGAGCAGTATCATATTAAATCTTGAACAAACCAATATAATATGCTAGCTTGTGTCGATTTTAATTGGATTAAACTGAAGGAAGAGCTCACAATGACACAAGAAATCAAAAATGATCTAGGCTACTATCATTATAGCATGACAAAGCCATAGCCATGACAAATTGGGACGATAAAAATCATCTGCATGGTTTAATAGGCTCGAGGCCAATTATTAAATCTGAAAAAGGTGTTCGATCCGAGCTGAATATGTAAACTGCAGTATTTCAATTAGAACTAGTCAGCTGATGGCTGATGGAAGACAAAATAGCCTGATTCACATGGTGAAAGTCTCTATAGaattttttgttgattttttttcccaaacagAGTGGTCCTTATATCCTTTCCTTCATGTGAAAGGTTAGAAGATCAGGAACCACTACAAAGTCCACACTATCAATAGTGTCAATAGTCTCTACATGGGTCCTACTGGTAACAAGTGTCTGATATTCCCTGACGAGTCTGCACTGTTCACTAATAAAGACGTGCCCTCAGTGGATCCAGCCTTTTCAGGATCTGGATGGAGAGCCAGTATAGGTGGAGGATGATCCCCGCTTCTTTCTGGCTCCTCCCCGAGTCTGTCCACAGCCTCAGCTGTGGCTTTAGCGCACTCCTCCTTCATGATTCGCTGGTGCTCCTGTTTGAGCTCCTGGTAGGAGCGTGAGAACATGTGGAAGATGGAGGTGGCAGGGAAAGCCATgatgaggatgccgctcaggaTGCTGCTGAGCGCCACCACCTGACCGGGGATGCTACGCGGCACCATGTCGCCATACCCTACTGTCGTCATGGAGATAATGGCCCACCAGTAGGTGGCGGGGATGCTGCTGAAGTCCTGATCGCCAGTTAGTTCACTCTCCGCCAGGTGCACAAGTGGCGAGAAGAGTGTCACGGCTACACACAAGAAGAGAAGCAGAAGGCCAAACTCACGCGTGCTTCGGCGCACGGTCAGTCCCAGAGTCTGCAGGCCCAGTGAGTGCCGTGCTAGCCGCATCACGTATAAAATGCGCAGTGCTCGCAGCATTCGCAATAAGAGGCCCAGCTTGTCCAGGTAGCCCTTGCCTGTGGATGAGCGTTCTTGGTCTATCCCCGTCTCTTCCTCGTCTTCATCCACAGCCAGGGAAACGTAGTAGGGCATGATTGCCATGGCGTCGATGATATTGAGTGGTCCTCGTAGGAACTCCAGCTTGCTGCGTGCCTGCAGGAAGCGTAAAACAAACTCCAGCGAAAACCACGCCACGCACACGGTCTCCACGATGAACATGTGGTAGCACTTCTGAGAGCACTCACcctgaaaaaggaaagaaagaaagaactttAATTCCTACTATTAATTAAGCTTCACCTAAATGTAATTGGGTTCAATTAAACACAAGGAGAGTCTTTAAAAGGGTCCACTGATTTGAATGTGAATTAGTGAGAGTGGCAAAGGTATTTGTGAGGAGAGATAACATTTAGACAACACAGTTGAGGTCAGAAAAGCAGGATGTGTCGCTGAGAGAAAGAGTGGAGAGATAAGATGAGATAGACATCAAATCATTAAAGAAACGGCTTTGTTTACTTTCGGCATTGAAGTCACTTTAAACGATAAGTCTAGTCGAATCAATTAATTATCCCGGGTCAAAGGTACATCCGCTTTACTGTGGGAGAGAATACAGAAGATAAACAGATTACTGTGCCCTCTAACTGCCCTCTCCTGAGAAAGCCAAGTAAATACTGAAACCATTCAATCAATCTTTCCGCTCTCatcttttgttcattttctctcGCACTTGCTTCattctcaattcaattcagcttAATTTTCTCACCTTGTTCTGCAACACTTCAGAAGCGAATTCGTTGGCGGTAAGAAGGACGCTATGCATGTGAATGAAGCCTGGCACCTTCCCTAATGCTGATTGTCAATTTCTCTGTGCTAATGCACTTAAAATTACCTTATCTCCATGACTGTTGTTTCAAGAAATGTCAATGACATCTCATTCCATCCATGAGGATCAATCAACTACTGCTTCAATCACCATGGTGTCTACATGCTTGTCCTTGTCCTTTATAAAAAGGCAAAAATCTTCAGAAATGGCAAACGTATTAGGGATGGGACAAAGAATCGACtccttttgatgttttgtgatttagtattcatttatgcacaacacatttatatttatcttAATACACTTAGagaacactttattagggacacctgtacacctactaattcatgtaaatatctAATCAGCCAAGCGTTTGGCGGCAGTGCAATgcttaaaatcatgcagatacgggccaaCAGCTtcgttcacatcaaccatcagaatggggaaaaatgtgatatctgtgattttgaccgtggcgtgattgttggtgccagacgggctggtttgagtatttctataattgctgatcttctgggattttcacacacaacagtctctcgAGTTggtgcattaaaaaaagaaaagaaaaaaaacctttggtGAGTGGTAGTTCTGCggacagaaacaccttgttgatgagggaGGTCAACGGAGGATggtcagactggttcgagctgacagaaaagctacagtaactcagataacagATAAccattctgtacaattgtggtgagcagaaaagcatctcggaatgctcaacacatcgaaccttgaggtggaagagctacaacagcagaagaccacatcaggttccacttcagTCACCCAAGAACAGAACAGCTGCACTGAGCACATGTTCACCAATACTGGAAAgttaaagactggaaaaatgtagctTGGTCTGATAAATCTTGacttctgctgaggcacacagatgttagggtcagaatttggcatcaaCAGCGTGAATCCATAGACCAAACCTgtcttgtgtcaacagtcccggctggtgga is a window of Ictalurus punctatus breed USDA103 chromosome 4, Coco_2.0, whole genome shotgun sequence DNA encoding:
- the kcng4a gene encoding potassium voltage-gated channel subfamily G member 4a, coding for MPIISNTNHDFSNLSVSDDSSLDRIFTEIPETETIKGVYYQRARLLRRPEDLLSVDHALQALINVGGNRYTLPWSTLEQFPMTRLGKLRTCRSPEEIAGVCDDYDEARHEFFFDRSPSAFRVILNFLAAGKLRMLRETCALSLHDELTYWGIETACMERCCKRKMYMRLEEVAEQERRKQDEFRGRSSQQHPPQDDTCYHRFMSRLRDMVENPQSGLPGKLFACFSVLMVAVTVVSLCISTMPDLREEENRGECSQKCYHMFIVETVCVAWFSLEFVLRFLQARSKLEFLRGPLNIIDAMAIMPYYVSLAVDEDEEETGIDQERSSTGKGYLDKLGLLLRMLRALRILYVMRLARHSLGLQTLGLTVRRSTREFGLLLLFLCVAVTLFSPLVHLAESELTGDQDFSSIPATYWWAIISMTTVGYGDMVPRSIPGQVVALSSILSGILIMAFPATSIFHMFSRSYQELKQEHQRIMKEECAKATAEAVDRLGEEPERSGDHPPPILALHPDPEKAGSTEGTSLLVNSADSSGNIRHLLPVGPM